Proteins from a genomic interval of Acetobacterium woodii DSM 1030:
- a CDS encoding chemotaxis protein CheX, producing MDVAIINPFIASVTDVMPQLGFERVILKEQREKTKKIIASGIVLTLGIVGDKKGNVAYAIDTEGAKKIASIMMMGMPVDELDDMAKSAISELSNMLTANASINFCNDSINIDISPPTMLSGDNIELSMSKDHVVCVEFDIDGINMEINVALE from the coding sequence ATGGATGTAGCGATTATTAATCCTTTTATTGCTTCAGTAACTGATGTTATGCCTCAATTAGGATTTGAGCGTGTTATCTTAAAAGAGCAACGCGAGAAAACAAAAAAAATTATTGCCAGCGGAATTGTTTTAACGCTAGGGATTGTTGGCGATAAAAAAGGAAATGTTGCTTATGCCATTGATACTGAAGGGGCAAAAAAGATTGCTTCCATTATGATGATGGGAATGCCGGTAGATGAGTTGGATGATATGGCCAAGAGTGCTATTTCTGAGTTGTCGAACATGTTAACGGCTAATGCTAGTATTAATTTTTGCAATGATTCAATTAATATCGATATTTCACCACCGACTATGCTTTCAGGAGACAATATTGAACTAAGTATGAGTAAGGATCATGTTGTTTGTGTTGAATTTGATATCGATGGTATTAATATGGAAATCAATGTCGCATTGGAATAA
- a CDS encoding response regulator, whose protein sequence is MKNIKVMIVDDSSFSIAVLKRMLEKDGMEIVATALNMNDAILKAKEIKPDLITMDMTLPDGDGIECSKEILKDLPGAKIIAISAMMDEEIIDRARKNGIRGYLQKPVDQSDLDAAIERLFEGEELYNILKSNFEKAFEESIFSFLKREVGGEISVQKVPTHEMTTKSSGISVAIGIIGRHDGRLIMDMSEKTALGMTKKILQDETQKIDDAINFLSEFTNIIAGNACSLLNGLNRSFGLRVSPPTVFRGKDITISIGDIKSESFIIITDLGDVFMNVGFQKGDVEWM, encoded by the coding sequence ATGAAAAATATTAAAGTTATGATAGTGGACGATTCATCATTTTCAATAGCAGTTTTAAAACGAATGCTTGAAAAAGATGGAATGGAGATTGTTGCTACGGCATTGAATATGAACGACGCAATCCTAAAGGCTAAAGAAATAAAACCGGATTTAATTACAATGGATATGACTTTACCGGATGGCGATGGAATTGAGTGTTCAAAAGAAATTTTAAAAGATTTGCCGGGAGCTAAAATCATTGCCATTAGCGCGATGATGGATGAAGAAATTATCGATCGGGCCAGGAAAAATGGAATTAGAGGCTATTTGCAAAAACCTGTTGATCAAAGTGACTTGGATGCCGCGATTGAAAGGTTGTTTGAAGGGGAAGAACTTTATAATATTTTAAAAAGCAACTTTGAAAAAGCTTTTGAAGAATCGATATTTAGTTTTTTAAAAAGAGAAGTTGGTGGGGAAATTTCTGTCCAAAAAGTGCCAACCCATGAAATGACCACTAAATCGTCAGGAATATCTGTAGCTATTGGAATTATAGGTCGACATGATGGCCGATTAATTATGGATATGTCAGAAAAAACCGCGTTAGGAATGACAAAAAAAATATTACAGGATGAAACTCAAAAAATTGATGATGCAATTAATTTTTTAAGCGAATTTACCAATATCATTGCAGGTAATGCCTGTTCACTTTTAAATGGATTAAATCGTTCATTTGGGCTTCGGGTTTCACCTCCAACCGTGTTCCGCGGGAAAGATATTACGATTTCCATTGGCGATATTAAGAGTGAATCATTTATTATTATAACTGATCTGGGTGATGTCTTTATGAATGTTGGATTTCAAAAAGGAGATGTAGAATGGATGTAG
- a CDS encoding DEAD/DEAH box helicase — protein MQFENLNIIQPIQKALKAEGYTEATPIQEKAIPSLLEGKDLLGCAQTGTGKTAAFAIPILQGLSYEQRNLKGNRPIKALVLAPTRELALQISDSFKAYGKYLGLKTLVIYGGVSQNAQTKALSSGVDILVATPGRLLDLINQKYIKLNQIKSFVLDEADMMLDMGMLQDVRKIIKHMPVERQNMLFSATMPQEIAKLSGSILKNPTKVTITPVSSAVEIIEQNVYYVNKNNKINLLIHLLKNKEIVSALVFSRTKHGADKIVKHLERAGFKAQAIHGNKSQNARQLALNNFKERKTRILVATDIAARGIDIEELSHVFNYDLPEVPETYVHRIGRTGRAGLGGIAIAFCDQEEMPLLKSIEKLVSKSIPVVEVHPFPLVQVSSELLATSSRRSNDYQSRNSKNTRSNGKSGGGKKDRDRFYSKNKKKDSK, from the coding sequence TTGCAATTTGAAAATTTAAATATTATCCAGCCTATTCAGAAGGCTTTAAAAGCTGAAGGTTACACTGAGGCAACACCAATTCAAGAAAAGGCTATTCCTTCTTTGCTGGAAGGTAAAGATTTGTTGGGATGTGCCCAAACTGGAACTGGGAAAACTGCCGCATTTGCCATCCCCATTTTACAGGGGCTTTCCTATGAGCAGCGAAATCTAAAGGGAAACAGACCGATCAAAGCATTGGTATTGGCACCAACTCGGGAACTTGCGCTTCAAATCAGTGATAGTTTTAAAGCTTATGGTAAATATTTAGGTTTGAAAACTTTAGTTATTTATGGTGGCGTTTCACAAAATGCTCAGACAAAAGCGCTTTCAAGTGGGGTTGATATTTTGGTAGCGACACCAGGGCGGTTATTGGATTTAATTAATCAAAAGTATATTAAACTTAATCAGATAAAGTCGTTTGTTTTGGATGAAGCGGATATGATGCTTGATATGGGGATGTTACAAGATGTTCGTAAAATAATCAAACATATGCCAGTTGAACGGCAAAATATGCTGTTCTCGGCAACCATGCCTCAAGAAATTGCAAAGTTATCCGGTTCTATCTTAAAAAATCCAACAAAAGTAACCATTACTCCTGTATCATCGGCAGTCGAGATAATCGAACAAAATGTATATTATGTCAATAAAAATAATAAAATTAATTTATTAATTCATTTATTAAAAAACAAAGAAATTGTCTCGGCCTTAGTTTTTTCGCGGACAAAACATGGTGCTGATAAAATTGTTAAACATCTGGAACGGGCGGGCTTTAAAGCGCAGGCAATTCATGGCAATAAATCTCAAAATGCCAGACAACTGGCTTTGAATAATTTTAAAGAACGGAAAACACGAATTTTAGTTGCGACTGACATTGCGGCGCGTGGGATTGATATTGAAGAATTGTCACATGTTTTTAATTATGATTTACCCGAAGTACCTGAAACGTACGTTCATCGGATTGGCCGAACCGGTCGTGCGGGACTTGGCGGAATTGCCATTGCTTTTTGTGACCAGGAAGAAATGCCATTATTAAAGAGTATTGAAAAACTAGTATCAAAATCGATTCCTGTTGTCGAGGTTCATCCCTTCCCATTGGTACAAGTATCCTCAGAATTATTGGCTACATCGTCAAGAAGGTCAAATGATTATCAATCTAGAAACTCAAAAAATACCAGGTCAAATGGAAAAAGTGGTGGGGGAAAAAAAGATCGTGATCGTTTTTATTCAAAAAATAAGAAAAAAGATAGTAAATAA
- a CDS encoding cold-shock protein — protein sequence MNGTVKWFNSEKGFGFITGEDGKDVFAHFSQIQSSGYKSLEEGQEVTFEITQGPKGPQAENIQVI from the coding sequence ATGAATGGTACAGTAAAATGGTTTAACTCGGAAAAAGGTTTTGGTTTTATAACAGGGGAAGATGGTAAAGATGTATTTGCACATTTTTCACAAATTCAATCCAGTGGTTATAAATCTTTAGAAGAAGGTCAAGAAGTGACTTTTGAAATTACACAAGGACCTAAAGGACCACAAGCAGAGAACATTCAAGTTATTTAA
- a CDS encoding DHH family phosphoesterase produces MRLVTRSDFDGLICGMLLKEAGIIDDWIFVHPKDLQDGLFSPTENDVLANVPYVPGCGMWFDHHSSEKDRMGWHPGVKGESRLAPSAAHIIYDYYGGSSRFPNYQDMILSVDKVDSGRLSKAEILNPTGWVLLGFISDPRTGLGRFRKFRISNYQLMEELINLFRNLSIEEILKLPDVQERVELYLDQSRLFVEMVKAHTQITGNVIITDLRDIETIYTGNRFIIYSLYPDQNVSLWIVDGKQKQNVSIACGYSVLNRTCTVDIGKLMLKYGGGGHQMVGTCQTPYHDADSTIDAIVNVLKK; encoded by the coding sequence ATGCGTTTAGTTACTCGTTCGGATTTTGACGGTTTAATATGTGGCATGCTACTAAAAGAAGCCGGTATCATTGACGACTGGATTTTTGTTCATCCCAAAGACTTGCAGGACGGACTCTTTTCCCCCACTGAAAATGATGTACTGGCCAATGTGCCTTATGTCCCCGGGTGTGGCATGTGGTTTGATCACCATTCTTCAGAAAAAGATCGCATGGGGTGGCATCCTGGGGTTAAAGGCGAAAGTCGTCTGGCACCTTCAGCCGCTCACATTATTTATGACTATTATGGCGGCTCCAGTCGTTTCCCAAATTATCAAGACATGATTTTATCCGTTGACAAAGTAGATTCCGGTCGTCTTAGCAAAGCAGAAATTCTAAACCCTACTGGTTGGGTTTTGCTTGGTTTCATTTCAGATCCAAGAACCGGCCTTGGTCGATTCCGAAAATTCAGAATCAGCAATTATCAATTAATGGAAGAACTTATTAATCTCTTCAGAAATTTGTCGATCGAAGAAATTCTGAAATTACCTGATGTCCAAGAACGGGTTGAGCTTTATTTGGATCAGTCGCGACTTTTTGTTGAAATGGTTAAAGCCCATACACAAATCACTGGAAATGTAATCATTACTGATTTGCGAGATATTGAAACGATCTATACTGGTAATCGCTTTATTATCTATAGTCTTTACCCCGATCAAAACGTTTCCCTTTGGATCGTTGATGGTAAACAGAAACAAAACGTTTCCATTGCATGTGGTTATAGTGTCCTCAATCGAACCTGTACCGTCGATATCGGAAAACTGATGCTCAAATACGGCGGTGGTGGACATCAAATGGTGGGAACTTGCCAGACTCCTTATCATGATGCCGATTCAACCATTGATGCCATTGTTAATGTGCTAAAAAAATAA
- a CDS encoding PfkB family carbohydrate kinase, whose product MLTRNKCQYVVLKLDERSFYIYGDGLNMMVLSYKINTVNTTAAGDAYIGTLAKAFVEMGDLVAAAKYASAAGAFICTPFGAQPSLPTKLRSMPFWRCRNNFSDKFFLAG is encoded by the coding sequence TTGCTAACCAGAAATAAGTGTCAATACGTTGTCCTCAAACTTGATGAAAGAAGTTTCTATATTTATGGTGATGGACTCAACATGATGGTCCTATCTTATAAAATTAACACTGTTAATACCACTGCTGCCGGCGATGCTTACATTGGCACATTAGCCAAAGCTTTTGTTGAAATGGGCGATCTGGTTGCCGCTGCAAAATATGCAAGTGCAGCAGGTGCATTTATTTGTACTCCATTTGGCGCCCAGCCGTCGCTCCCCACTAAGCTGAGATCGATGCCTTTCTGGCGATGCAGAAATAATTTTAGTGATAAATTTTTTTTAGCCGGCTAA
- a CDS encoding arylamine N-acetyltransferase family protein, which produces METELFNLNAYFERIHYRGENKVSAETLKQLHIAHVMNVPFENLDVFHKKSISLEVEDLFQKIVVNHRGGYCFEMNGLFAAVLEKMGFKVKKHLARVWNNGFENSGKTHKVLLVEADEQIWLCDVGFGGNGLVEPILFKDGLVQEHYLRTHRIKTDVKYGYLLEFKINDNFIPIYAFTLEECCPADYLIANHYTATHPASFFTQVMMCSLVTEEGRITYLDGVLKIVTKDSSEEKVIDNRDEIQMVLAKYFGLLAN; this is translated from the coding sequence ATGGAAACTGAATTATTTAATCTAAATGCTTATTTTGAACGGATTCATTATCGGGGGGAAAACAAAGTATCTGCCGAAACCTTAAAGCAACTTCATATTGCTCACGTAATGAATGTGCCTTTTGAAAATCTGGATGTGTTTCACAAAAAATCGATTTCTCTGGAAGTAGAAGACCTATTTCAGAAAATCGTTGTCAATCATCGTGGTGGTTATTGCTTTGAAATGAATGGCTTGTTTGCTGCAGTTTTGGAAAAAATGGGGTTTAAAGTAAAAAAACATTTAGCTCGGGTATGGAATAATGGTTTTGAGAATTCCGGGAAAACGCACAAGGTTCTGCTCGTCGAAGCTGATGAACAAATTTGGCTTTGCGATGTTGGGTTTGGCGGAAATGGTCTCGTTGAACCGATTTTATTTAAAGATGGGTTGGTGCAGGAGCATTATTTGCGGACGCACCGAATTAAAACGGATGTTAAATATGGTTATCTTCTGGAATTTAAGATTAATGATAATTTTATACCGATCTATGCATTTACTTTAGAAGAGTGTTGTCCTGCGGATTATCTGATTGCCAATCATTATACAGCTACTCATCCGGCGTCTTTTTTTACCCAAGTGATGATGTGTTCGCTTGTCACAGAAGAGGGTCGGATCACCTATCTTGATGGAGTGTTAAAGATTGTCACTAAAGACTCAAGTGAGGAGAAAGTTATTGACAACCGCGATGAAATTCAAATGGTATTGGCGAAGTATTTTGGACTTTTAGCGAATTGA
- a CDS encoding TraX family protein: protein MSSTALKLVALILMFFDHVGQFIPGTPLWLHWIGRISAPLFMFCMAWGFFYTHDRKKYLIRMYLFGFGMAFIDIICNNIITDPIALISNNIFVTLFLVGVIIWLIEIAKTDKKKGFLYIILFLACQVLSSILCIVAAHTFPINGIYGFVGAITANLIFNEGSFIFVFLGVLIYFNRINRQNLILAYGLFTLGFMALEWSMSPQLTALLFSNYQWMMIAALPLMLVYNGQKGKGFKYFFYFFYPIHIVILFFIGNYFF, encoded by the coding sequence ATGTCATCAACAGCATTAAAACTAGTCGCACTGATTCTAATGTTCTTCGATCATGTGGGACAATTTATTCCGGGAACACCTCTTTGGCTTCACTGGATAGGTCGAATTTCAGCTCCGCTCTTTATGTTTTGTATGGCTTGGGGATTTTTTTATACTCATGACCGAAAAAAATATCTGATCCGAATGTATCTCTTTGGGTTTGGCATGGCTTTTATTGATATTATATGCAATAATATCATCACTGATCCGATTGCACTGATTTCCAATAATATCTTTGTTACGCTTTTTTTAGTCGGCGTAATTATTTGGCTCATTGAAATAGCAAAAACCGATAAGAAAAAAGGATTTCTTTATATAATCCTGTTTTTAGCATGTCAAGTTTTATCGAGTATATTATGTATTGTTGCCGCACATACTTTTCCAATCAATGGAATTTATGGTTTTGTGGGAGCTATTACAGCTAATCTGATATTTAATGAAGGAAGTTTCATTTTCGTTTTTTTAGGAGTGTTGATTTATTTCAACCGAATAAACAGACAAAATCTAATATTAGCTTATGGTCTTTTTACGCTGGGATTTATGGCATTGGAATGGTCAATGAGTCCGCAACTGACCGCCCTTTTATTTAGTAATTATCAATGGATGATGATTGCGGCACTGCCATTGATGTTGGTGTACAATGGACAAAAAGGAAAAGGTTTTAAATACTTTTTTTATTTTTTTTATCCAATTCATATTGTGATATTGTTTTTTATTGGTAATTACTTTTTTTAA
- the recQ gene encoding DNA helicase RecQ, with product MGLKEKLSQYFGYDTFKDGQEKIINATLNGQDVLGIMPTGGGKSLCYQLPAIAMKGLTIVISPLISLMKDQVDALEEMGVPATFLNSSLDDATYQKRIEGIRTNHYKLLYIAPERLCAPLFLDLVQELDISMVAVDEAHCISQWGHDFRPHYKEIPGFIKNISPRPVVAAYTATATTKVIQEIKELLALQTPVESIIGFDRPNLFYQVIKTGDKFAYVRNTITKKFSGQSGIIYCATRKTVESLTEKLKNLGLPIGAYHGGMSAENREQSQQDFINDRIPIIVATNAFGMGINKPDVRFIIHFNMPQNMEAYYQEAGRGGRDGESCDCTILYSPADIVRQKQLIQLNQISPEREKLLFENLQYLVDYCHTNDCLRKKILQYFGESAGYERCDNCGNCLDKAEMVDISLDAQKILSCIYRMKNRYGLNMVISVLRGSKNKKIIAFQLDKLSTYGIMKDHTLESLREIIMTLVAKGYILVTADEYPVLKLTATAGKVLKGDEKVYHKKHLLEIKTDKTKTMAKQVSPVDYDETMFSELRSLRQTIAQEKKLPPYVIFHDATLKEMAAYFPMDENEFLKINGVGQTRYDHYGAIFIDTIKRYAENNPIKIRTRLAIETSFNANQTIEKNRNDAVIDKTTADNGEKQPSHEVTYELFIHGQSMSEIAKQRSLTVNTILGHLIRCDEEGKTVNWAGLVTEDKEVQIINAIGTVGIEGLKPIKEILPETCSYEDIKIVIHKNGLR from the coding sequence TTGGGGTTAAAAGAAAAACTCAGTCAATATTTTGGTTACGATACATTTAAAGACGGTCAGGAAAAAATTATAAATGCTACCTTAAATGGTCAGGATGTTTTGGGAATTATGCCAACGGGGGGAGGGAAATCATTATGTTATCAACTTCCGGCGATTGCGATGAAAGGGCTTACCATTGTTATCTCACCGCTGATTTCACTCATGAAAGACCAGGTTGATGCCCTTGAAGAAATGGGGGTCCCGGCTACTTTTTTAAATAGCAGTCTTGATGATGCGACCTATCAAAAACGGATCGAAGGCATTCGCACCAATCATTATAAACTTTTATATATTGCGCCTGAACGTCTTTGTGCGCCATTATTTTTAGATTTAGTCCAAGAACTTGATATTTCCATGGTAGCTGTTGATGAGGCTCATTGTATTAGCCAATGGGGACATGATTTCCGGCCACACTATAAAGAAATTCCAGGTTTTATTAAAAACATTTCACCGCGGCCGGTGGTGGCTGCTTATACGGCTACTGCCACAACAAAAGTAATTCAGGAAATTAAAGAACTACTGGCACTACAAACGCCGGTTGAATCGATTATCGGATTTGACCGTCCCAATTTGTTTTATCAGGTCATAAAAACTGGCGATAAATTTGCTTATGTCAGAAATACGATCACTAAAAAATTTTCTGGACAGTCCGGGATTATTTATTGTGCTACCCGAAAAACAGTCGAAAGTCTAACTGAAAAATTAAAAAACTTGGGATTACCAATTGGGGCTTATCATGGCGGGATGAGCGCTGAAAATCGGGAACAGAGTCAACAAGATTTTATCAATGACCGTATTCCGATTATCGTTGCGACGAATGCTTTTGGGATGGGGATCAACAAACCGGATGTCCGTTTTATTATTCATTTCAACATGCCCCAAAATATGGAGGCTTACTATCAGGAAGCCGGCCGCGGCGGTCGGGATGGTGAAAGTTGTGATTGTACAATTTTGTATTCGCCGGCAGATATTGTCAGACAGAAACAACTGATCCAACTTAATCAGATATCGCCGGAACGGGAAAAACTGCTTTTTGAAAATTTGCAGTATTTGGTCGATTATTGCCATACCAATGATTGTTTAAGAAAAAAAATTCTCCAATATTTTGGTGAATCAGCTGGATATGAACGGTGCGACAATTGCGGTAACTGTCTTGATAAGGCGGAAATGGTGGATATTAGTCTGGATGCACAAAAGATCCTTTCTTGCATTTATCGAATGAAAAACCGCTATGGTTTAAATATGGTTATTTCAGTGCTTCGGGGTTCAAAAAATAAAAAAATTATCGCCTTTCAGTTAGACAAATTATCAACGTATGGTATTATGAAAGACCATACGTTAGAAAGCCTCCGGGAGATTATTATGACTCTGGTGGCCAAGGGTTATATCCTGGTTACTGCCGATGAATACCCGGTACTTAAACTAACGGCGACAGCCGGCAAGGTATTAAAAGGCGATGAAAAAGTTTATCATAAAAAACACTTGCTGGAAATAAAAACGGATAAAACAAAAACAATGGCGAAACAGGTTTCGCCCGTTGATTATGACGAAACAATGTTTTCTGAATTAAGGAGCCTGCGACAAACCATCGCTCAAGAAAAAAAACTTCCACCTTATGTCATTTTTCATGATGCCACGTTAAAGGAAATGGCTGCCTATTTTCCGATGGATGAAAATGAATTTCTTAAAATAAATGGTGTTGGTCAAACTCGTTATGATCATTATGGTGCGATTTTTATTGATACGATTAAACGTTATGCTGAAAATAATCCCATTAAAATCAGAACCCGTCTCGCGATTGAGACATCTTTCAACGCGAACCAGACCATCGAAAAAAATAGAAATGATGCAGTTATTGATAAAACAACCGCAGATAATGGTGAAAAACAACCATCTCATGAAGTCACCTATGAGCTGTTCATTCATGGTCAATCCATGTCAGAAATTGCCAAGCAGCGATCGCTGACAGTTAACACCATACTTGGGCATTTAATCCGTTGTGATGAAGAAGGAAAAACGGTCAATTGGGCCGGTTTGGTTACTGAAGATAAAGAAGTGCAGATAATTAATGCCATTGGAACCGTAGGGATTGAAGGATTAAAACCAATTAAGGAAATTTTGCCAGAAACCTGTAGTTATGAGGATATCAAGATTGTCATTCATAAAAACGGCTTAAGATAA
- a CDS encoding nitroreductase family protein — protein MKFREFTVNNHSTREFLDESLEEKELNEIKTYLDEVNNTIGKENGFAFVLMRNGDAVYKLLEGIGGYNGLMIKSPHYIGLQMDKLDHEIELLGGFYMQSIVKKIYDLELDSCWVTLKELTPEQENVLLEGRKGIIQHALAFGKAEKQVENSDRHTTIINCDAKYEQNPYGLTVITTDETRESVIDTIFLQNWGNPAPFSEMQKRGVLDLLYYVRNSPSYQNTQPCRLILKDGYAQLVVINPENEDNYIDAGVMLFMLEGLAKELSFPSNWHYINDESGNKDYRLVAHFDL, from the coding sequence ATGAAATTTAGAGAATTTACGGTAAATAACCATTCAACCAGAGAATTTCTTGATGAGTCTTTGGAAGAAAAAGAACTGAATGAAATAAAAACATATCTAGATGAAGTTAATAATACAATTGGTAAAGAAAATGGTTTTGCTTTTGTGCTCATGAGAAACGGTGATGCAGTTTACAAACTTTTGGAAGGCATCGGCGGATATAATGGATTGATGATAAAAAGTCCCCATTATATCGGATTGCAAATGGATAAATTAGACCACGAGATTGAACTTTTAGGTGGATTTTATATGCAATCGATTGTTAAGAAAATTTATGATTTAGAACTGGATAGTTGCTGGGTTACGTTGAAAGAACTTACGCCTGAGCAGGAAAACGTACTATTGGAAGGGCGAAAAGGAATCATTCAACATGCTCTTGCTTTTGGAAAGGCTGAAAAACAAGTAGAAAATAGTGATCGACATACGACAATTATCAATTGTGATGCTAAATATGAACAAAATCCTTACGGACTTACGGTGATTACCACTGATGAAACGCGTGAATCTGTCATTGACACGATTTTTCTTCAAAACTGGGGAAATCCAGCACCGTTTTCAGAAATGCAGAAAAGAGGCGTTTTAGATTTACTTTATTATGTAAGAAATTCGCCTTCTTATCAGAATACGCAGCCTTGTCGTCTGATCCTCAAAGATGGGTATGCACAGTTAGTGGTGATTAATCCAGAAAACGAAGATAATTATATTGATGCCGGGGTGATGTTGTTCATGCTTGAAGGTTTGGCGAAAGAACTAAGCTTTCCGTCGAATTGGCATTATATTAATGATGAGTCCGGTAATAAAGACTATCGTTTGGTTGCTCATTTCGATCTGTAA
- a CDS encoding deoxycytidylate deaminase produces the protein MKRRDYLTWEEYFMGIALLSAQRSKDPNTQVGACIVNGNNIILSTGYNGMPKGCSDDQLPWEREGGFEDTKYAYVCHAELNAILNSDGRSLADSILYVTCFPCNECAKAIIQAGIKKVIYLEDKYPDSEATKVSKKLLAMAQITLKKFSNPSFFADLSLYK, from the coding sequence ATGAAACGACGTGATTATTTAACTTGGGAAGAATATTTTATGGGAATTGCCCTCTTATCGGCACAACGAAGTAAAGACCCCAATACACAGGTTGGTGCCTGTATTGTGAATGGTAACAATATTATCCTTTCAACTGGTTACAACGGGATGCCTAAAGGATGTAGTGACGATCAGCTGCCCTGGGAACGTGAAGGGGGTTTTGAGGATACCAAATATGCTTATGTCTGTCATGCGGAGTTAAACGCTATTCTTAATTCTGATGGCCGATCGCTGGCAGATTCGATTCTTTACGTCACTTGTTTTCCCTGTAATGAATGTGCCAAAGCCATTATTCAGGCCGGGATAAAAAAAGTGATCTATCTGGAAGATAAATATCCGGATAGTGAAGCCACTAAGGTTTCTAAAAAACTATTGGCCATGGCTCAAATTACCCTAAAGAAGTTTTCAAATCCATCTTTCTTTGCTGATTTATCGCTTTATAAATAA
- a CDS encoding LysR family transcriptional regulator, protein MDIRKIEYFLHVVEEKSFTKAAKRIHISQSGISQQIASLEEDLGVILINRQNNKFELTLAGDYLYHSCREFVNQYHQIEKKTQEIHFRSQLDINIGYAGPIESTIIEPLVSLIQAHYPNLNFNFEKNSFREIIDALFNRSMDMVIAYTYDLKKSSEVVTIPIRREPLGLIVSSRHPFAQKGKIKASAVANEKIIMLDSDYGQKNYENMLNCCRLDGYEPNILYEVPTCESMFLKVNANYGVSFFSQGYVDKIFKNICYVELEGTHHIDCVDLSWLKNNSNTYVAKISKLIQDNLHKLF, encoded by the coding sequence ATGGATATCCGCAAGATTGAATATTTTCTTCATGTTGTTGAAGAAAAGAGTTTTACCAAAGCCGCCAAACGCATCCATATTTCTCAATCGGGAATCAGTCAGCAGATTGCCAGTCTTGAAGAAGATCTGGGTGTTATCCTGATCAATCGACAAAATAACAAATTTGAATTGACACTGGCTGGGGACTATCTCTATCATTCCTGTCGGGAATTTGTTAATCAGTATCACCAAATTGAAAAAAAAACTCAGGAAATTCATTTTCGCAGTCAATTGGATATCAATATTGGTTATGCCGGTCCCATCGAATCGACCATTATCGAACCCTTAGTCAGTTTGATCCAGGCTCATTATCCAAATCTCAATTTCAATTTTGAAAAAAATAGCTTCCGTGAAATCATTGATGCCTTATTTAATCGTTCAATGGATATGGTGATTGCCTATACGTACGACTTAAAAAAATCCAGTGAGGTCGTAACAATTCCAATCCGCCGCGAACCACTGGGGCTCATCGTAAGCAGTCGTCATCCCTTTGCTCAAAAAGGAAAAATCAAAGCCTCAGCGGTAGCTAACGAAAAAATCATCATGCTTGATTCCGACTACGGTCAAAAAAACTATGAAAATATGCTTAATTGCTGCCGACTTGATGGTTATGAACCGAACATTCTCTATGAAGTTCCCACCTGTGAATCAATGTTCCTAAAAGTAAATGCCAATTACGGCGTATCCTTTTTTTCACAAGGATATGTCGATAAAATTTTTAAAAACATTTGTTATGTCGAGCTGGAAGGCACCCACCACATTGACTGCGTCGATTTGTCCTGGCTCAAAAATAACAGCAATACATATGTCGCCAAAATATCAAAATTGATCCAAGATAATCTTCATAAGTTATTCTGA